The Sulfurihydrogenibium sp. YO3AOP1 genome has a window encoding:
- the hisIE gene encoding bifunctional phosphoribosyl-AMP cyclohydrolase/phosphoribosyl-ATP diphosphatase HisIE yields the protein MNLDNLKFNQDGLIPVITQNYYTGKILMQAYANKEAIEETLKSGYATYFSRSRNALWKKGETSGNYQKIMDIKVDCDEDSIIYLVVEEGPACHTGEESCFYRNLNLEKDSKPVPFEILHKLYEKIQERKETMPEGSYVASLFKKGSDKIIQKVGEEAVETVIALKNKNKDEIVYETSDLLFHLLIALVDAGVKLSDIEEELLKRYK from the coding sequence TTGAACCTTGATAATTTAAAGTTTAATCAAGATGGATTGATTCCGGTTATTACTCAAAACTATTATACCGGAAAAATATTAATGCAAGCATATGCAAACAAAGAAGCCATTGAAGAAACATTAAAATCCGGATATGCAACTTATTTTTCCCGTTCAAGAAATGCTTTATGGAAAAAAGGTGAAACTTCTGGAAATTATCAAAAAATCATGGATATAAAAGTTGATTGTGATGAAGACAGTATTATATACCTTGTTGTAGAAGAAGGTCCGGCATGCCATACAGGAGAAGAAAGCTGTTTTTATAGAAATCTAAATCTTGAAAAAGATTCCAAGCCGGTTCCTTTTGAGATACTTCATAAACTCTATGAAAAGATTCAAGAAAGAAAAGAGACCATGCCAGAAGGCTCTTACGTTGCATCTTTATTTAAAAAAGGAAGCGATAAAATAATTCAAAAAGTTGGTGAAGAAGCCGTAGAAACGGTTATAGCGTTAAAAAATAAAAATAAAGATGAAATTGTGTATGAAACATCCGATTTACTTTTTCATCTGCTGATTGCTTTGGTTGATGCCGGCGTTAAATTATCAGATATAGAAGAAGAATTGTTAAAAAGGTATAAGTAG
- a CDS encoding DUF29 domain-containing protein, which translates to MATKSISKDFLKELYEKDYYRWVNENLQLLKEREYDSVDWENLLEEIEDLGRKHLESAINYMAVILQHLYKIDNFKIYEYSGKGWINSVLHARKSLEKLFLEHPSLKQKAVESIEKAWKRVVIDLVYWFQRPENEELAKKFFGRLPTEKDFPENCPYTYKQIFEYKPWIKED; encoded by the coding sequence ATGGCTACTAAAAGCATAAGTAAAGACTTTTTAAAGGAATTGTATGAAAAAGATTATTATAGATGGGTAAATGAGAATCTTCAGCTTTTAAAAGAAAGAGAATATGACTCTGTTGATTGGGAAAATCTTCTTGAGGAGATTGAAGATTTGGGAAGGAAGCATTTGGAGAGTGCAATAAACTACATGGCAGTAATCTTACAACATCTTTACAAGATTGATAATTTTAAAATTTACGAATATTCAGGTAAGGGCTGGATTAATAGCGTACTGCATGCAAGAAAGAGCTTAGAAAAACTTTTTTTAGAGCATCCATCTTTAAAACAAAAAGCAGTTGAAAGTATTGAAAAAGCTTGGAAACGAGTAGTAATAGATTTAGTATATTGGTTTCAAAGACCGGAAAATGAAGAATTAGCTAAAAAGTTTTTTGGAAGATTGCCAACAGAAAAAGATTTTCCAGAAAATTGTCCATATACATACAAGCAGATTTTTGAATATAAACCATGGATTAAGGAGGATTAA
- a CDS encoding peroxiredoxin produces the protein MEKAIDFCLPGIDEKGNEINFCLKDYLGKDKDVILYFYPKDDTPGCTTEACDFRDNLNILQNYAIVVGVSPDSIESHKKFKEKYGLNFILLSDKNKEVMKQYGAYGKKVMYGKETEGVIRSTFIISPDGSIKKAWKNVKAKGHVEQILKFLGVKS, from the coding sequence ATGGAAAAAGCTATAGATTTCTGCCTGCCAGGAATTGATGAAAAAGGAAATGAGATTAATTTTTGCCTTAAAGATTATCTTGGAAAAGATAAAGACGTTATTCTTTACTTTTATCCAAAGGACGACACGCCCGGTTGTACAACGGAAGCATGCGATTTTAGAGATAATTTAAATATATTACAAAATTACGCTATAGTCGTTGGAGTTAGTCCGGACAGCATTGAAAGTCATAAAAAATTTAAAGAAAAGTATGGTTTGAATTTTATTCTTTTGTCTGATAAAAACAAAGAAGTCATGAAACAGTATGGAGCTTATGGCAAAAAAGTAATGTATGGCAAAGAGACAGAAGGAGTTATTAGGTCTACATTTATAATTTCACCTGATGGCAGTATTAAAAAAGCTTGGAAAAATGTAAAAGCTAAAGGTCATGTTGAACAAATATTAAAATTTCTTGGAGTGAAGTCTTGA
- a CDS encoding dihydroorotate dehydrogenase electron transfer subunit yields MIKDIEALILENRFISGKTYMLKLKAPEIASFVKPAHFVMIKPTPQDFYDPLLRRAFAIADVEDGTIVVYYDVYGKGTQAISQKKEGETINVLGPLGNRLFPEDYDNYIVVGGGIGYAGLSLFLKQLKKHSKRFVAIYGARKKEDLSMIKWNEENQIQPIYYTEDGSFGRKGLVTQDLKDIIKSNSNAPLIVCGPKGMMKAVAKIAKEENALCYLSLESRMACGIGICVGCVVKDVKNDTYVRVCYEGPVFEANEIEL; encoded by the coding sequence TTGATAAAAGATATTGAAGCTTTAATATTAGAAAACAGATTTATCTCCGGGAAAACTTACATGCTAAAGCTGAAAGCCCCAGAAATTGCAAGTTTTGTAAAGCCGGCTCATTTTGTCATGATAAAGCCAACACCTCAAGATTTTTACGACCCATTACTTAGAAGAGCCTTTGCCATAGCCGATGTAGAAGATGGCACTATAGTTGTTTACTATGACGTTTATGGAAAAGGAACCCAGGCAATTTCTCAAAAGAAAGAAGGAGAAACGATAAACGTCCTTGGACCACTTGGAAACAGACTATTTCCGGAAGATTATGATAATTATATCGTTGTAGGTGGTGGCATTGGTTATGCCGGCTTAAGCTTATTTTTAAAGCAGTTAAAAAAGCACAGCAAAAGATTTGTAGCAATTTACGGAGCAAGAAAAAAAGAAGATTTATCAATGATTAAATGGAATGAAGAAAACCAAATCCAGCCAATATATTACACGGAAGATGGAAGCTTTGGAAGAAAAGGATTAGTCACGCAGGATTTAAAAGATATTATAAAATCAAATTCAAATGCACCATTAATAGTTTGCGGTCCAAAAGGAATGATGAAAGCTGTAGCAAAAATAGCCAAGGAAGAAAATGCATTATGCTATCTATCCCTTGAAAGTAGAATGGCTTGCGGAATTGGTATCTGTGTTGGCTGTGTAGTCAAGGATGTTAAAAATGATACATATGTAAGAGTATGCTATGAAGGTCCTGTCTTTGAGGCTAATGAGATTGAATTATAA
- a CDS encoding viral A-type inclusion protein — MIFLLLLTSFNSFAETTIEPKIIEYKGVKAEDLQKVNQQVNALYQKQKQLEEKISQIEKLKNVSQTDKKLIEYFLTEIEELKKNQEELKNQITNFEKETKKSFFMLNLIQFVTFGIFVVFMILLYNYKKDTGREIKEVSEKVDKIQERSDVEVVLSLIEKAKTDPKAAEILQTYLKSRGEVDEI; from the coding sequence ATGATATTTTTATTACTTCTCACCTCTTTTAATTCATTTGCCGAGACAACTATTGAACCAAAAATAATTGAGTATAAAGGTGTAAAAGCCGAAGATTTGCAAAAGGTAAATCAACAAGTTAATGCTTTATATCAAAAACAAAAACAGTTAGAAGAAAAAATAAGTCAAATCGAAAAACTTAAGAATGTATCACAAACAGATAAAAAACTAATTGAGTATTTTTTAACAGAAATTGAAGAGCTAAAAAAGAATCAGGAAGAGCTAAAAAATCAAATAACAAATTTTGAAAAAGAAACAAAAAAATCTTTTTTTATGTTAAACTTAATTCAATTTGTAACCTTTGGAATATTCGTTGTTTTTATGATCTTACTTTATAACTACAAGAAAGATACCGGCAGAGAAATCAAAGAAGTTAGCGAAAAAGTTGATAAAATTCAAGAAAGGTCAGATGTTGAAGTAGTTCTATCTCTTATTGAAAAAGCTAAAACCGACCCAAAAGCAGCAGAAATATTACAAACATACTTAAAAAGCAGAGGTGAAGTAGATGAAATATGA